From one Paeniglutamicibacter psychrophenolicus genomic stretch:
- a CDS encoding response regulator transcription factor, with translation MTERRIAVVVEDDADIRGLLEVVLQQSGFDVHSTDSGVAGVELVESHHPDLVTLDIGLPDIDGFETARRIRSVSDAHILMLTARSDEIDTVLGLESGADEYVTKPFRPRELRARVDAIMRRRTSLGGTANGATPGESRPAALAQDEAATDEAHLRSLNGLVVNVATYSVHVDGEAKVVTPTEFTLLESLLGAKGHIRTKTDLVRRLRNEDSDAGTYVSASDERSVEVHVGNLRRKLGDSAQEPRWIETVRGVGYRAVARR, from the coding sequence TTGACCGAACGCCGTATCGCAGTGGTCGTGGAAGACGACGCCGACATCCGGGGGTTGCTGGAGGTTGTCCTGCAGCAATCCGGGTTTGACGTCCATTCCACGGACTCGGGGGTTGCCGGCGTGGAATTGGTTGAATCCCACCATCCCGATCTGGTCACCCTGGATATCGGTTTGCCGGACATCGACGGATTCGAAACCGCCCGACGGATCCGCAGCGTCTCCGACGCGCACATCCTGATGCTCACGGCACGGTCCGACGAAATCGACACGGTCCTGGGACTGGAATCAGGCGCCGACGAGTATGTCACCAAGCCGTTCCGCCCTCGAGAGCTGCGTGCCAGGGTCGATGCGATCATGCGCCGGCGCACGAGCCTCGGCGGCACGGCAAACGGCGCCACGCCCGGCGAGAGCCGACCTGCGGCCCTGGCCCAGGACGAGGCGGCCACCGACGAGGCCCACCTGCGCAGCCTCAACGGGTTGGTCGTGAATGTGGCCACCTACTCGGTCCATGTTGACGGGGAAGCGAAAGTCGTCACGCCGACGGAGTTCACGCTGCTCGAATCGCTCCTGGGGGCCAAGGGCCACATCCGTACCAAAACAGATTTGGTGAGGCGGTTGCGCAACGAGGATTCCGACGCAGGAACCTACGTCTCGGCGTCCGACGAGCGGTCCGTGGAGGTGCATGTGGGGAACCTGCGGCGCAAGCTGGGCGACTCGGCCCAGGAACCGCGCTGGATTGAAACCGTGCGCGGGGTTGGCTACCGCGCGGTGGCTAGACGTTAG
- a CDS encoding HNH endonuclease signature motif containing protein — MRAVAKLTSIHSPRTPAQGLDQLRELSRIRAMIDGLESTLLADTSEMVQRGMPTPLSEENPTLFDYKREIEEHGYPLSRLDQDLNRSSFAAEAAMVTRTSEHSTFNRLATAEGLRTVHEASLFALYTGSITSRTAAALVKQTRGIPRATAQQIEASLLPTATTASDAAMALRIKRARERLHPEPAADRRSRAETGRSLVWWPEEDGMAVLQAYLPAEDVLAIYNTVSTHANLLLPGEAVRALGQLRADVFRDSLLEGWPGQTTKKPPPFVGLTIPALELLANPERGTANLEGYGPIPIGVAVRLAAAAPSLRPILTDPWTGSVLDLGRKRYKPSKALRDFLRVRDEHCRFPGCRRAPELSEFDHIDDWATGGGTSARNAQLLCKRHQIYKHVLGWQAVYLGNGSLQWRTPHGLTQLELPDGLLYPRPLGPEAPPIQLMLPGTTIDAQTKRLLGWNESEKIPGIGDDAPEP; from the coding sequence ATGAGGGCAGTAGCGAAGCTCACATCGATCCATTCCCCGCGAACCCCGGCACAGGGCCTGGACCAGCTGCGCGAGCTCAGTCGGATCCGCGCCATGATCGACGGGCTCGAGTCCACATTGCTGGCCGACACCTCCGAAATGGTGCAGCGCGGCATGCCAACCCCGCTGTCGGAGGAAAACCCCACGCTCTTTGACTACAAGCGCGAGATCGAGGAACACGGCTACCCGCTCTCCCGGCTGGACCAGGACCTGAACCGATCCTCGTTCGCGGCCGAGGCCGCCATGGTCACCAGGACCTCGGAGCACTCCACCTTCAACAGGCTGGCCACCGCCGAGGGCCTGCGGACCGTGCACGAGGCCTCCCTCTTCGCCTTGTACACCGGCTCCATCACCTCACGCACGGCCGCAGCGCTGGTGAAACAGACCCGCGGCATCCCACGCGCAACCGCCCAACAAATCGAGGCGAGCCTGCTTCCCACCGCGACCACCGCCTCCGACGCGGCCATGGCATTGCGCATCAAGCGCGCCCGGGAGCGCCTGCATCCGGAACCGGCCGCGGACCGCAGGTCGCGGGCGGAGACGGGACGTTCGCTGGTGTGGTGGCCCGAAGAAGACGGGATGGCGGTGCTGCAGGCCTACCTGCCCGCCGAGGACGTGCTGGCCATTTACAACACCGTTTCCACGCACGCCAACCTGTTGCTCCCGGGCGAAGCCGTCCGGGCGCTGGGCCAGCTGCGTGCTGACGTCTTCAGGGATTCGCTGCTCGAGGGCTGGCCCGGGCAGACCACGAAGAAGCCCCCGCCCTTTGTGGGGTTGACAATCCCGGCGCTGGAGCTGCTGGCCAACCCGGAGCGCGGGACCGCCAATCTTGAGGGGTATGGCCCCATACCGATCGGTGTCGCGGTGCGGTTGGCCGCCGCGGCGCCGTCGCTGCGGCCCATTCTCACCGACCCGTGGACCGGCTCCGTCCTGGATCTGGGCCGCAAGCGCTACAAGCCCTCGAAGGCGTTGCGTGATTTCCTGCGGGTGCGCGACGAGCATTGCCGGTTCCCCGGCTGCCGGCGGGCCCCGGAGCTCTCCGAATTCGACCACATCGACGACTGGGCAACCGGAGGCGGGACCTCGGCGCGCAATGCCCAGCTGTTGTGCAAGCGGCACCAGATCTACAAGCATGTGTTGGGCTGGCAAGCGGTGTACCTGGGCAACGGTTCGCTGCAATGGCGCACCCCGCACGGTCTGACCCAGCTGGAGCTGCCCGACGGGTTGCTGTACCCCCGACCCCTAGGCCCCGAAGCGCCGCCGATCCAGCTGATGCTGCCCGGAACCACGATCGATGCGCAAACCAAGCGGCTGCTGGGCTGGAACGAGTCCGAGAAGATCCCGGGGATCGGCGACGACGCCCCCGAGCCGTGA
- a CDS encoding DNA polymerase III subunit gamma and tau: MSTALYRRYRPDNFADVIGQEHVTTPLMTALEKNRVNHAYLFSGPRGCGKTTSARILARCLNCAQGPTPTPCGTCPSCIELASGGPGSLDVIEIDAASHGGVDDARDLRERATFAPVRDRYKIFIIDEAHMVTSAGFNALLKIVEEPPEHIKFIFATTEPDKVIGTIRSRTHHYPFRLVPPEPLIKYLEYLCTAEGVTVAPGVLSLVIRAGGGSVRDSLSVLDQLIAGAGPNGLDYELAVSLLGYTHATLLDDVVDALGAGDAATVFAAVDRVVQTGHDPRRFVEDLLERFRDLIIVRAVPENAAQIIRGLPEDQLHRMQAQAAGLGQAELSRWADVTNAGLTEMTGATSPRLHLELLCARLLLPASDATERGFNARMDRIERRLAYAGDDLPPMPAGDSGQPGHGGSNAGFEGESSGQGAAAVREALRAARAQKEGGGAEAPATPAIPDAPAAREAAPAPSAPAEVVIQPVDEPSQAPVSAAPAAAAPAPETSAAPAPSTPVAEAPAAGEPAGHSPDWGGTWGPVPEGPVNPVTEPVSPAQGTPVHPPANVPPFSILPDRAPETEGEPAAPAPEPAPLQQNQAMADFTKKVKEEQAAKERAAAEQAMAERSAQERAAAEQRAAAERAAQEREAQERAAQERAAAEQRAAQQQQQQQQQQQQQQQQQQQQQQQQAATQPQNAQQFAAQQQGQPQQHQAPGQQRQQQGQMPPQQQQGQPQGQMPPQQQQNQAPRQQQPPATQPQQGQGPAAHSGGTGSVEMFRRAWPDILEELKSNKRFVWMMVAPNASVTGFDGRTLTVSFAHTGAMTAFTARADNVAILGQSIQKVLGVNIELVIAEGGSAPAGGSGPKVDRRPEPAVTTGPAESAPQQHTAPSPSSAPAPSQPGRGAAPAPAVQGEPSGPAPSVATAPSVASAAPAAPQPDAPQPVAPQPAAASAEPAPTPPPVAEPPIADASAEDPGFGPEPTWDSEPWDDGGGDWDASSVPVPDWEGELGTPVAGPAVEDDPSGAAGASLPAAPPPATPKGYVAPAPSLGAADRPVAPPPGASAATWGMPVPAPVPAAEEPGAPVPANGGKLSRYQRLMNRAAGITDSHPAPVHAPITTDPSAGAWGNPDDAPDFARPRTTPPADQRPQAPVAPVELDETEFVPSDDDIEIEDSSLIGVPAIERILKGLVIEERDAQGNVIERPNRPR; this comes from the coding sequence GTGAGTACAGCTCTTTACCGTCGCTACCGTCCAGACAATTTTGCGGACGTGATCGGGCAGGAACATGTCACCACGCCGCTGATGACGGCCTTGGAAAAGAACCGGGTCAACCATGCCTATCTCTTCTCGGGTCCGCGCGGCTGTGGCAAGACCACGTCCGCCCGCATCCTGGCCCGCTGCCTAAACTGCGCCCAGGGCCCTACGCCGACCCCGTGCGGCACCTGCCCCAGCTGCATCGAGCTGGCCAGCGGCGGCCCGGGCTCCCTTGACGTGATCGAAATCGACGCGGCGTCCCACGGCGGCGTCGACGACGCCCGCGACCTGCGTGAACGCGCCACTTTTGCCCCGGTGCGCGACAGGTACAAGATCTTCATCATCGACGAGGCCCACATGGTCACCTCGGCCGGCTTCAACGCCCTGCTGAAGATCGTCGAAGAGCCGCCGGAGCACATCAAGTTCATCTTCGCGACGACCGAGCCGGACAAGGTCATCGGCACCATCCGCTCGCGCACCCACCACTACCCGTTCCGCCTGGTCCCGCCCGAGCCGTTGATCAAGTACCTCGAGTACCTGTGCACGGCCGAGGGCGTCACCGTGGCCCCGGGCGTGCTCTCGCTGGTCATCCGCGCAGGCGGCGGGTCGGTGCGCGACTCGCTGTCCGTGCTTGACCAGCTGATCGCCGGCGCCGGGCCCAACGGCCTGGACTACGAGCTGGCGGTTTCGCTGCTCGGCTACACCCACGCCACGTTGCTCGACGATGTCGTCGACGCACTGGGCGCCGGGGACGCGGCAACCGTGTTTGCCGCCGTGGACCGCGTGGTGCAGACCGGGCACGATCCGCGACGATTCGTCGAGGACCTGCTCGAACGCTTCCGCGACCTGATCATCGTGCGCGCGGTTCCCGAGAACGCCGCCCAGATCATTCGCGGCCTGCCCGAGGACCAGCTGCACCGCATGCAGGCCCAGGCCGCGGGACTCGGCCAGGCCGAGCTCAGTCGCTGGGCCGATGTCACCAATGCGGGCCTGACCGAGATGACCGGTGCTACGTCGCCGCGCCTGCACCTCGAGCTGCTCTGCGCCCGCCTGCTGCTTCCGGCCTCGGACGCCACCGAACGTGGTTTCAACGCGCGCATGGACCGGATCGAACGCCGCCTGGCCTACGCAGGCGACGATCTTCCGCCGATGCCGGCCGGCGACTCCGGCCAGCCGGGCCATGGCGGTTCCAACGCCGGTTTCGAGGGCGAATCCTCGGGCCAGGGTGCGGCCGCGGTACGCGAGGCCCTGCGCGCGGCCCGTGCGCAGAAGGAAGGCGGCGGCGCCGAGGCGCCGGCAACCCCGGCAATCCCCGATGCCCCGGCTGCAAGGGAAGCCGCACCTGCACCGTCCGCACCCGCGGAAGTTGTCATCCAGCCGGTCGACGAGCCATCCCAAGCCCCGGTTTCGGCCGCTCCCGCCGCCGCTGCACCCGCACCGGAAACATCGGCGGCACCGGCCCCGTCGACACCCGTTGCTGAAGCTCCCGCCGCCGGGGAACCTGCCGGGCACTCCCCCGATTGGGGTGGAACCTGGGGACCGGTTCCCGAGGGCCCCGTCAACCCCGTCACCGAGCCGGTTTCGCCCGCCCAGGGCACCCCGGTGCACCCGCCTGCCAATGTGCCGCCGTTCAGCATCCTGCCCGATCGCGCCCCGGAGACCGAGGGCGAGCCCGCAGCCCCGGCACCCGAACCAGCACCGCTGCAGCAAAACCAAGCCATGGCGGATTTCACCAAGAAGGTCAAGGAGGAGCAGGCCGCCAAGGAGCGCGCCGCCGCCGAGCAGGCCATGGCCGAACGTTCCGCCCAGGAACGGGCTGCCGCCGAACAGCGAGCAGCCGCCGAGCGAGCCGCACAGGAACGCGAGGCCCAGGAACGTGCCGCGCAAGAACGTGCCGCAGCCGAGCAGCGAGCCGCGCAACAGCAACAGCAACAGCAGCAACAGCAACAGCAGCAACAGCAACAGCAGCAACAGCAACAGCAACAGCAGGCTGCCACCCAGCCGCAGAATGCGCAGCAATTCGCCGCGCAGCAGCAGGGCCAACCACAGCAGCACCAAGCCCCCGGGCAGCAACGCCAGCAGCAGGGGCAGATGCCTCCGCAGCAACAGCAGGGGCAGCCGCAGGGGCAGATGCCTCCGCAGCAACAGCAAAACCAGGCACCACGGCAGCAGCAGCCACCGGCCACTCAGCCGCAGCAGGGCCAGGGCCCGGCAGCACACTCCGGCGGCACCGGCTCGGTGGAAATGTTCCGCCGCGCCTGGCCCGACATCCTGGAAGAGCTCAAGAGCAACAAGCGGTTCGTCTGGATGATGGTGGCGCCGAATGCGTCGGTCACGGGCTTTGACGGCCGCACGCTGACCGTGAGCTTCGCGCACACCGGCGCCATGACCGCGTTCACCGCGCGGGCGGACAACGTTGCGATCCTGGGGCAGAGCATCCAGAAGGTGCTCGGCGTGAACATAGAGTTGGTCATCGCAGAGGGAGGCTCCGCACCCGCGGGTGGTTCTGGCCCAAAAGTTGATCGCCGGCCCGAGCCGGCGGTGACCACTGGTCCAGCTGAATCCGCACCACAGCAGCACACCGCCCCTTCCCCTTCCAGTGCGCCCGCTCCGAGCCAACCCGGCCGGGGAGCCGCACCGGCACCTGCCGTCCAGGGCGAGCCCTCCGGGCCCGCGCCTTCCGTGGCAACCGCACCCTCGGTGGCATCCGCGGCTCCGGCTGCTCCGCAACCGGACGCCCCGCAGCCGGTCGCCCCGCAGCCTGCAGCCGCATCGGCTGAACCGGCGCCGACCCCGCCTCCGGTGGCCGAGCCGCCCATCGCGGATGCCTCCGCCGAGGACCCCGGCTTCGGACCGGAACCCACCTGGGATTCAGAGCCGTGGGATGACGGCGGCGGCGACTGGGACGCTTCCTCCGTGCCGGTGCCCGACTGGGAAGGGGAACTGGGAACCCCGGTTGCCGGACCTGCCGTCGAGGACGATCCCTCGGGAGCGGCCGGCGCCTCGCTGCCGGCGGCCCCGCCTCCGGCGACCCCCAAGGGCTACGTCGCCCCGGCCCCGTCCCTGGGTGCCGCCGACCGCCCGGTTGCTCCTCCCCCCGGCGCATCGGCCGCCACCTGGGGCATGCCGGTTCCGGCTCCCGTCCCGGCCGCCGAGGAACCAGGCGCCCCGGTGCCCGCCAACGGCGGCAAGCTCAGCCGCTACCAGCGTTTGATGAACCGGGCCGCGGGGATCACCGATTCGCATCCGGCACCCGTGCATGCCCCGATCACCACCGATCCGTCGGCCGGCGCCTGGGGCAACCCGGACGACGCCCCGGATTTCGCCCGCCCGCGGACAACGCCGCCTGCGGACCAGCGCCCGCAGGCACCGGTTGCACCAGTAGAATTGGATGAGACGGAGTTCGTCCCCAGTGACGACGACATCGAGATCGAGGATTCCTCGCTGATCGGTGTCCCCGCCATCGAGCGCATCCTCAAGGGCCTCGTCATCGAGGAACGCGACGCGCAGGGCAACGTGATCGAGCGCCCCAACCGGCCTCGATGA
- the gluQRS gene encoding tRNA glutamyl-Q(34) synthetase GluQRS — protein sequence MGSGRFAPSPSGELHLGNLRTAILAWLFARSTSRGFLMRVEDLDRARAGAEELQLADLAAIGLTWDGEIVRQSERSGLYAEALGDLRARGLLYECFCTRRDIAEASSAPHAAPGTYPGTCRDLTEAERAAKRGLRPAAWRLRTEAETFTVTDVLHGQYTGVVDDFVVLRNDGVPAYNLAVVIDDVAQGIDQVVRGDDLLSSAPRQAYLARLFGAEPPVYAHVPLALNAAGKRLAKRDGSVTLGQLAHVGIDAAAARAMILASLGLPGDSLSAALAAFDPALLPTQPWVFTTDPGAHASGKPIGWPS from the coding sequence ATGGGTTCCGGACGGTTCGCTCCCAGCCCCTCGGGAGAACTGCACCTGGGCAACCTGCGCACCGCGATCCTGGCCTGGCTCTTCGCCCGCTCCACCTCACGCGGATTCCTCATGCGCGTCGAGGACCTCGACAGGGCACGTGCCGGCGCCGAGGAACTCCAGCTTGCCGACCTCGCCGCCATCGGGCTCACCTGGGACGGAGAAATCGTGAGGCAGTCCGAGCGCTCCGGCCTCTATGCCGAGGCCCTTGGCGATCTGCGGGCCCGCGGCCTGCTCTATGAATGCTTCTGCACCCGGCGCGACATTGCCGAGGCCTCCAGCGCCCCGCACGCCGCACCAGGAACCTACCCCGGGACCTGCCGGGATCTCACCGAGGCCGAACGGGCCGCCAAGCGCGGGCTGCGGCCGGCGGCATGGCGGCTGCGCACCGAGGCGGAAACCTTCACCGTCACCGACGTGCTGCACGGCCAATACACCGGGGTCGTGGACGACTTCGTGGTGCTGCGCAACGACGGGGTCCCGGCCTACAATCTGGCGGTGGTCATCGACGACGTGGCCCAGGGCATCGACCAGGTGGTCCGCGGCGACGACCTGCTCTCCTCGGCCCCGCGGCAGGCCTATCTGGCCCGGCTGTTCGGTGCCGAACCTCCGGTGTACGCCCATGTTCCCCTGGCCCTGAACGCGGCCGGCAAGCGCCTGGCCAAGCGCGACGGGTCGGTGACCCTCGGCCAGCTGGCACATGTCGGAATCGACGCCGCGGCGGCCCGCGCCATGATCCTTGCCTCATTGGGGTTGCCCGGCGACTCGCTCTCCGCGGCGCTGGCGGCCTTCGATCCGGCACTGCTGCCCACGCAACCGTGGGTCTTCACAACCGATCCGGGTGCGCATGCATCCGGAAAACCGATAGGGTGGCCCTCGTGA
- a CDS encoding sensor histidine kinase translates to MSATNTGRQRHTGARLPSLISRLVTKGVPFADLPLRRKAGWSQTPMLLAVAIACILAAITAPGEIYGDGHFVAGVLLTLLNSVLAWTVPWTRLGPQSYLSIPALGLVAATLMAIGAYPWLTGVSLFIAFPVFWFAWSGVIPRTTLLLSFVVPLAATWLQLWHHHVSFSLETMAKPLLVPLAILALATTTVIAAHNATLAERQLRATLASSKRQTHLLNAVLNAANVGVVVVDRDGHDVFMNDVQRFQHRYATPESNPNPNESQLLIRAVSSDYEPVGELLDPHDRPVIRAIRQEEFTDELFAIGPLSNPMYLSTSARSFFGEDGAYDGAVTMFKNITPLIEASKTRDRFLANVSHELRTPLTSILGYLELLQDDAGLDHAHKHSVDVISRNSERMLHMVNDLLAAAAGHHQVNIVAMDLGAVIHAQIESLFPRADTAGIALLEGNLCHEAVLGDPLRLGQVVDNLVSNAIKYTDAGGSVTVEMSCNSKEISLRVIDTGHGMSDEDLQGLFTRFFRTDRARRSGLPGVGLGLAISQELVNAHGGTITAESKLGAGTTMTVTMPRKSPDPGTGSSVRPLGFPSMHPDSRH, encoded by the coding sequence ATGAGTGCCACGAATACGGGCCGGCAGCGCCACACGGGAGCCAGGTTGCCGTCGCTGATCTCCCGGCTTGTCACCAAGGGCGTCCCGTTTGCCGACCTGCCGCTGCGCCGCAAGGCCGGCTGGTCGCAAACACCCATGCTGCTGGCGGTGGCCATCGCCTGCATCCTGGCGGCCATCACGGCCCCCGGGGAAATCTACGGGGACGGGCATTTCGTGGCAGGGGTGCTGCTGACGCTGCTCAACAGCGTGCTGGCCTGGACCGTCCCGTGGACGCGGCTCGGCCCGCAGTCGTACCTTTCGATCCCCGCGCTCGGGTTGGTGGCGGCAACCCTGATGGCGATCGGCGCCTATCCCTGGCTCACCGGGGTCAGCTTGTTCATTGCCTTCCCGGTCTTCTGGTTTGCCTGGTCCGGGGTCATCCCGCGCACGACGCTGTTGCTTTCGTTCGTCGTGCCGCTGGCCGCGACCTGGCTGCAGTTGTGGCACCATCACGTTTCTTTCTCGCTGGAGACCATGGCCAAGCCGTTGCTCGTCCCCCTGGCCATCCTTGCGCTGGCCACCACCACGGTCATCGCCGCACACAACGCGACACTGGCCGAACGGCAGCTGCGCGCGACACTGGCCAGCAGCAAGCGGCAGACCCACCTGCTGAACGCCGTGCTCAATGCCGCAAACGTCGGCGTCGTTGTGGTGGATCGCGACGGCCACGACGTGTTCATGAACGACGTCCAGCGTTTCCAGCACCGGTATGCCACCCCGGAGAGCAACCCCAACCCCAACGAGTCCCAGCTGCTGATACGCGCGGTCTCCTCCGACTACGAGCCGGTTGGCGAGCTCCTGGATCCCCATGACCGGCCGGTCATCCGCGCGATCCGCCAAGAGGAGTTCACCGACGAACTATTTGCGATAGGCCCGCTCTCCAACCCCATGTACCTGTCCACCTCGGCCCGCTCGTTCTTTGGCGAAGACGGTGCCTACGACGGTGCGGTGACCATGTTCAAGAACATCACCCCGCTCATCGAGGCGTCAAAGACCCGCGACCGCTTCCTGGCCAACGTGAGCCACGAGCTTCGCACCCCGCTGACTTCGATCCTGGGCTACCTCGAACTGCTCCAGGACGATGCCGGTCTGGACCACGCCCACAAGCATTCCGTGGATGTGATCTCACGGAATTCCGAGCGGATGCTGCACATGGTCAACGACCTGCTCGCCGCGGCGGCCGGACACCACCAGGTCAATATCGTCGCCATGGACCTCGGAGCGGTGATCCACGCCCAGATCGAGTCCCTGTTCCCGCGTGCCGATACCGCGGGGATCGCGTTGCTCGAGGGAAACCTATGCCACGAGGCAGTGCTGGGCGATCCGTTGCGCCTGGGGCAGGTGGTGGACAACCTCGTGTCCAACGCCATCAAGTACACCGACGCGGGGGGCTCCGTCACGGTGGAGATGAGCTGCAACAGCAAGGAGATCTCGCTCCGGGTCATCGACACCGGGCACGGGATGTCCGATGAGGACCTCCAGGGCCTCTTTACCCGCTTCTTCCGCACCGACAGAGCCAGGCGCTCCGGGCTTCCTGGTGTCGGCCTTGGACTGGCAATAAGCCAAGAGCTGGTCAATGCCCATGGCGGGACGATCACGGCCGAAAGCAAGCTGGGCGCGGGAACGACCATGACCGTCACCATGCCGCGCAAGTCCCCGGACCCCGGCACGGGGTCCTCGGTCCGCCCGCTGGGCTTTCCGTCCATGCACCCGGACTCTCGCCACTGA
- a CDS encoding Hpt domain-containing protein produces MRFLPISPDDAVCTQTLGKLCSELGPQSVDEFIAQFKSLLPMRITRLNQAHSTHDASAGQDAALSLKSAATMAGAHGLAWLAFLLHDAFRDDQRDVQGELIGRIERAGGTILAVLGAPGFAEHALRAYLGSANV; encoded by the coding sequence ATGAGGTTCCTGCCCATTTCCCCTGACGACGCGGTGTGCACGCAGACCCTGGGAAAACTGTGCTCGGAACTGGGACCGCAATCCGTCGACGAGTTCATTGCCCAATTCAAGTCGCTTCTGCCCATGCGAATCACACGGCTGAACCAGGCGCATTCCACGCATGACGCAAGCGCGGGACAGGATGCCGCGCTCTCCTTGAAGTCCGCGGCAACCATGGCCGGAGCCCACGGCCTGGCCTGGCTGGCTTTTCTACTCCACGACGCTTTTAGGGACGATCAGCGGGACGTCCAGGGCGAACTCATTGGCCGCATCGAGCGGGCCGGGGGCACGATCCTTGCGGTGTTGGGCGCACCCGGATTCGCCGAGCACGCACTAAGGGCATATCTCGGGTCGGCTAACGTCTAG
- a CDS encoding isopenicillin N synthase family dioxygenase, whose product MSTVLTTVPVLDMSTARRADGSFDEGFITALRDAAHRVGFFQITGFGAGEGTTQNLLKTLAEFFALPVEQKLELDNRTSAQFRGYTRLGAEITRGRADSREQIDYGPEREVLTDVPAEAPYLNLQGPNQWPARFPQLETAAMEWATLMNRVGAELLSALAVGLGLPREYFDEPFAETPAWMGKLVHYVGGGVVPGAGTQGVGAHADYGFITLLLQDAVGGLQVQPYGQDEWIEVEPIEGALVVNIGEMLEVATNGYLMATIHRVTAPPAGVDRYSVPFFYSPRLDSVINTVPLPAELAAEARGISDDPQNPMLASYGANVLKGWLRAHPQTAKAHYPNLVK is encoded by the coding sequence ATGAGTACAGTTCTCACCACCGTTCCGGTCCTAGACATGTCTACCGCACGTCGCGCCGATGGCAGTTTTGATGAAGGTTTCATTACGGCCCTGCGCGACGCCGCCCACCGCGTGGGCTTCTTCCAGATCACCGGCTTCGGCGCCGGCGAAGGCACGACGCAGAACTTGCTCAAGACCCTGGCAGAGTTCTTCGCCCTGCCCGTCGAGCAGAAGCTGGAACTGGACAACCGCACCTCGGCACAGTTCCGCGGCTACACCCGGCTGGGGGCCGAAATCACCCGCGGCCGTGCCGACTCGCGTGAACAAATCGACTACGGGCCCGAGCGCGAGGTCCTCACCGACGTACCGGCCGAAGCGCCCTACCTGAACCTGCAGGGACCCAACCAGTGGCCGGCCCGGTTCCCGCAGCTGGAAACCGCCGCCATGGAATGGGCAACGCTGATGAACCGCGTCGGTGCCGAGCTGCTCTCCGCACTGGCCGTCGGCCTGGGCCTGCCCCGGGAATACTTCGATGAGCCCTTCGCCGAGACCCCGGCCTGGATGGGCAAGCTGGTGCATTACGTCGGTGGCGGGGTCGTCCCGGGCGCCGGAACCCAGGGCGTCGGCGCCCACGCCGACTACGGTTTCATCACCCTGCTGCTGCAGGACGCGGTTGGCGGGCTCCAGGTCCAGCCCTACGGCCAGGACGAGTGGATCGAGGTCGAACCGATCGAGGGCGCGCTGGTGGTCAACATCGGCGAGATGCTCGAGGTCGCCACCAACGGCTACCTGATGGCCACCATCCACCGGGTCACCGCTCCACCGGCGGGAGTGGACCGCTATTCGGTCCCCTTCTTCTACTCGCCGCGCCTGGACTCGGTCATCAACACCGTGCCGCTGCCGGCCGAGCTTGCCGCCGAGGCCCGCGGCATTTCCGACGACCCGCAGAACCCGATGCTGGCTTCCTACGGCGCCAACGTCCTCAAGGGCTGGCTTCGCGCCCACCCGCAGACCGCCAAGGCGCACTACCCGAACCTGGTGAAGTAG